One window from the genome of Babylonia areolata isolate BAREFJ2019XMU chromosome 13, ASM4173473v1, whole genome shotgun sequence encodes:
- the LOC143289117 gene encoding uncharacterized protein LOC143289117, with protein MAAACESALVLVTGASGYIATHVIKQLQQAGYPVRGTVRSLSDETKVKHLNDLCPEAANKLELVEADLTKPDSWEEAVKGVTYVIHVASPFPASQPKDENEVIQPAVEGTQSVLKACAAAKTVKRVVLTSSCVAVNWSSTPTDKVHTEEDWSDTDALDAYAKSKTLAEKAAWDFIKELPDEDKIELAVINPAYVMGPVLHGSQCTSMEIIKRLLERSMPACPKLNFAVVDVRDVASAHIKAMTLPDAAGQRHLVVNTNMWMKEIAQLLAKEFKPQGYNVPTMNCPYFALWMSALFDKTIKMILPQVNKVHRFDNKRMKEVLGIEPTDVKETVVDMAYSLIDSGFIKKSKKYKGPGGAEEAKAEEEKAEGKEEEKKEEGEEEKAKSTEETKEDAPAEEKKEEEKEEPSKAETKVDVESKPEETKTEDTKIEEAATEEKAEEKTEEKAEN; from the exons TGGTTCTGGTGACCGGAGCGTCCGGGTACATTGCTACCCATGTCATCAAACAGCTGCAGCAGGCAGGGTACCCTGTGCGTGGCACAGTGCGAAGCCTGTCAGATGAGACAAAGGTCAAGCATCTCAATGACCTGTGCCCGGAAGCTGCCAATAAACTGGAACTCGTGGAGGCTGACCTCACCAAGCCTGACTCTTGGGAAGA GGCGGTGAAAGGGGTGACCTATGTGATCCACGTGGCCAGTCCCTTCCCGGCCAGCCAGCCCAAGGATGAGAATGAGGTGATCCAGCCAGCCGTGGAGGGCACACAGAGCGTCCTCAAGGCCTGCGCCGCCGCCAAGACCGTCAAACGCGTTGTCCTCACCAGCTCCTGTGTGGCTGTCaact GGAGCAGCACACCGACAGACAAGGTGCACACAGAGGAAGACTGGAGTGACACAGACGCACTGGATGCTTACGCCAAGAGCAAGACTCTGGCAGAGAAAGCTGCATGGGACTTTATCAAGGAGCTGCCTG ATGAAGACAAGATAGAGCTGGCAGTGATCAACCCAGCCTATGTGATGGGGCCAGTGCTCCATGGCTCCCAGTGTACAAGTATGGAG ATCATCAAGCGACTGCTGGAGCGGTCCATGCCAGCCTGCCCCAAGTTGAACTTCGCTGTGGTGGACGTGCGCGATGTGGCCTCTGCTCACATCAAGGCCATGACACTGCCAGATGCGGCAG GTCAGCGTCACCTGGTTGTGAACACAAACATGTGGATGAAGGAAATTGCTCAGCTGTTGGCCAAGGAATTCAAACctcaag GCTACAACGTGCCCACCATGAACTGCCCATACTTTGCTCTGTGGATGTCGGCCCTCTTCGACAAGACCATCAAGATGATTCTACCCCAGGTCAACAAGGTCCACCGCTTTGACAACAAaagg ATGAAGGAGGTACTGGGCATTGAGCCAACTGACGTGAAGGAGACGGTGGTGGACATGGCCTACAGCCTCATTGACAGCGGCTTCATCAAGAAGAGCAAGAAGTACAAGGGGCCTGGAGGGGCTGAG gaAGCAAAAGCAGAGGAAGAGAAAGctgaaggaaaggaagaggagaagaaagaagagggtgaAGAGGAAAAAGCCAAGAGCACAGAGGAGACCAAGGAAGACGCACCagcagaggagaagaaagaggaagagaaagaggagccTTCAAAGGCGGAGACTAAAGTGGATGTGGAGAGCAAGCCAGAGGAAACCAAGACGGAAGACACCAAGATCGAAGAAGCCGCAACTGAGGAGAAGGCAGAGGAGAAAACAGAGGAGAAAGCAGAAAACTAA